AAGCAAGAAAGGAAGCACGAGGTCTTATTTGTTCGCATGGCCAAGCAATGCCACTATTCATATTCATTCTGAGAAATGGCACTCCTTTGGCAAAAGTAAATGTTGCTGCAACCTTATGTGTATTATGTAAAGATGAAGACTTGCGGTTGAAGGTTCTTCTAGGTGGATGTATTCCACCTCTACTTTCACTGTTGAAGTCGGATTCCACTGAAGCAAGGAAGGCAGCTGCAGAAGCAATTTTTCAGGTGTCATCTAGTGGACTTTCAGATGATCCTATCGGCACTAAAATATTTGTTACAGAACGTGTAGTACCAACTTTGTGGGAGCAGCTTAATCCAAAACAGAAGCAGGATAAAACAGTAGAAGGGTTTGTGACTGGGGCTTTGAGAAATCTCTGTGGCGATAAAGATGGACATTGGAAGGCAACTCTTGAGGGTGGTGGAGTTGACATTATTGTAGGACTTCTTTCTTCTGATAATGCTTCAGCTCAATCAAATGCAGCTTCTCTATTGGCCCGAGTGATGTTGGCATTCGGTGATAGCATTCCAAAAATAATTGATTCTGGAGCAATCAAAGCTCTCCTAAGCCTCTTACATCAGAAAAATGATGTGACTGTTCGTGCCAGTGCAGCTGAGGCTTTAGAGGTTCTTTCTCTAAAATCAACCAAAGCAAAGAAAGCTATTGTTGACTCACAGGGTGTGCCAATTCTCATAGGGGCTGTTTTAGCTCCTTCCAAAGAATGTATGCAAGGCGAAGGAGGGGAGACGCTTCAGTGGCACACAATAAAAGCTTTATCCAATATATGTGGTGGAATGTGTGCCCTCGTGTTGTATCTGGGGGAGCTTTCTCAGTCCCCAAGGTTAGCTGCTCCTGTTGCTGATATAATTGGGGCACTTGCTTATGCTCTTATGGTCTTTGAGCTCAATGCAGAAGAAGAACCTTTTGATGCAACAAAGATTGAGAATATTCTAATAATGCTCCTAAAACCACGGGATAATAAGTTGGTCCAGGAACGCCTCCTTGAGGCCATGGCAAGTCTTTACGGCAATGCTTATCTGTCAAATCTGGTCCACCAATCAGAATCTAAGAAGGTTCTTACGGGCCTCATAACAATGGCCAGCGGTGATGTACAAGAGTATCTGATACTCTCCCTGATACAGTTATGTTGTGATGGTGTGAGTGTCTGGGATGCAATTGGAAAGAGAGAAGGGATTCAGTTACTGATATCACTGCTGGGGTTATCCAGTGAACAACATCAAGAGTATGCTGTTGAGATGCTTGCTATCCTAACTGACCAAGTTGATGACAGCAAGTGGGCAATCACTGCCGCTGGTGGGATTCCGCCACTTGTTCAGTTACTAGAAATGGGGTCTCAGAAGGCTAAGGAAGATGCAGCACATGTTATGTATAACCTGTGCTGCCATAGTGAAGACATCCGTGCCTGCGTTGAAAGTGCTGGAGCTATACATTCGTTCTTGTGGCTTCTCAAAAATGGTGGACCAAAGGGGCAAGAAGCATCAGCTAGGGCCCTAACAAAGCTAATCGCGACTGCTGATTCGGCTACCATAAATCAATTGCTAGTATTACTAAAGGGAGATTCACCAAGCTCAAAGGCCCATATAATTAAGGTGTTAGGTCATGTGCTTACCATGGCATCTCAGAGTGACCTTGTGCATAAAGGGGCCGCTGCTAACGAAGGGCTAAGGTCACTTGTCAAAGTTCTAAATTCCTCAAATGAAAAGACTCAAGAATATGCTGCCTCTGTCCTAGCTGACATATTCAGCACTCGACATGATATTTGTGATAGCCTCGCAACAGATGAAGTGGTTAATCCTTGCATGAAGCTTTTGACTAGCAATACTCCAGTTGTTGCAACACATTCAGCTCGAGCCTTGGGTGCTTTGTCCCGTCCAACAAAAGCAAAATCTACAAACAAGATGCCTTATATTGCTGAAGGGGATGTAAGACCACTAATTAAGTTGGCCAAAACTGCATCTATTGATTCTGCAGAGACTGCAATAGCTGCTTTAGCCAATCTGTTGTCTGATCCAGAGATAGCTGCAGAAGCACTGGCTGAAGATGTTGTTTCAGCTTTGACCCGAGTTTTAGGAGAAGGATCGTTCGAAGGTAAAAAAAATGCGTCACGTGCGCTTCATCAGCTATTGATGCATTTTCCAGTGGGAGATGTACTGATAGGAACTGCTCAGTGTCGATTTGCTGTTCTTGCTATTGCGGAATCCTTAAAAGCGGTGAATGCAGATGGAACTGATGCTGCAGATGCTTTAGATGCTATTGCACTTCTTGCTAGGACAAAACAAGGCACACATTCGTCGTACAACCCATGGACTGCCCTTGCTGAAGTTCCATCTAGTTTAGAGCCTCTTATACATTGCCTCTGTGAGGGATCTCCCCTTGTCCAAGataaagtaatagaaattttATCCAGGCTTTGTGGAGATCAACCAATTCTGCTAGGTGACCTGTTAGTATCAAGATCCAGGGCGATAGGTGCATTGGCTGATAGAATAATGAATTCTAGCAGTCTAGAAGTAAGAGTTGGTGGGACAGCATTGGTCATTTGTGCTGCCAAGGAACATAAAGTTCAGTCGATGGATGCACTTAATGCATCTGGATACTTGAAACCTCTTATATATGCGTTAGTTGACATGATGAAGAAAAACTCCAATTGTTCTTCCTTAGAAATTGAAGTCAGAACCCCTAGAGGTTTCACAGAAAGAACTCCATTCGGGGAAGAAAATGAGTTTGAGGTTCCTGATCCAGCAACAGTCTTGGGGGGTACTGTTGCCCTTTGGCTGCTATCAATAATTACATCATTTCATATAAATAGCAAGTCCACTGTTGTGGAAGCGGGGGGACTTGAGGCCCTTGCCGACAAGCTTGCTAGACACACTTCCACTCTACAGGTAGACCTTATACAAATCTCACTCGTGTGGTGTATGCTTCCCCCTGACCCCCTGGTTGCAGTATTGGGCTTTGTGCTGCACCCCTTTTTTTGAAGAACTTGCTTGGTTTTGACTTGGAAAAGAATAAGTGTTGATTGGCTAATTTTATTGAGTACTTTTATTTTATGGACCTTGGCTCTGTTCATTCTTCTTTTGTGTTGGCTTTGGTATAGGCTGATTGCAGAGGTCAGTACTGTAAAACAAATCAAAACAGTTGAATATCTCTTTTACCTGACTTATTCACATGGCTGGGAAGTATTATCTGCATTAATTGCGTGCTTCTGGAATTAGGGCCAGCATTTATGTCCCACTTCCTGTTTTTAGATCATGATCAAAGCGAGTTCGTTGGAAGTGCCATCTCTCATCTTCCTTTATTTTTCTGCTTTCTCTGTCTCTTTCAATTCACATTAAGGCGATCTTTATCACTATTATGTCTTGACATATGTTGGATCTTTTTAGCAACCACTTGAGTTGCTAAATGGAAAATTTACCGAGCACTTGAATATGCAAGTTTACCCTCTCATATTTGGCAACAGATATGAAATTGCAGaaattcaaaattaaaaaaaatgaaataaagaaaAGGATAACCAAGTAACTGCTTCATTGTCACCTTTGTTCCATTCCAATTGGAAGTAATGACGGTTCACATgctctttttatatttttatttggtTAAGCGAACTGAAGAAAAATTTGTTATGGCAGGCAGAGTTTGAAGATGCAGAGGGCATGTGGATCAGTGCATTGCTTTTGTCTATATTATTCCAAGATGCCGATGTAGTATCCTCTCCAACAACCATGCGTTTTATACCCTTGCTTGCATATCTTCTGAAATCTGATGAAATGATAGACCGATTTTTTGCTGCTCAGGCAATAGCTAGTCTTGTTTGTCAGAGGGACAAGGGAATAAATCTTATTATTGCTAATTCAGGTGCAATTGCTGGTTTAGTGAGCTTGATTGGTCACATTGAAATAGATATGCCGAATCTTGTTGCTCTCTCTGAAGAATTTTTATTGGAAAGAAACCCTGATCAGGTTGCCCTGGAATATCTTTTTGAAATTGAAGACGTGAGAATTGGTTCCACTGCGCGCAAGACCATCCCTCTACTGGTAGATCTGTTAAAACCACTTCCGGATAGACCAGGTGCACCTCCATTGGCTGTGCGTCTCTTGACTCAATTTGCAGATGGTAATAATGCAAACAAATTAATCATGGCTGAAACTGGCGCGCTGGAGGCTCTAACAAAGTACTTATCTCTGAGCCCTCAAGACTTGACTGAGGCTACTGTTTCTGAGCTACTGAGAATACTATTCAGCAATTCTGACCTTCTCCGGTATGACGCAGCCGTTAGTTGTACAATTCAACTGATTGCTGTTCTTCATTTGGGGTCAAGAAGTGCAAGGCTGAGTGCTGCTAGGGCTTTAAATGAACTTTTTGATGCTGAGAACATCCGAGATTCTGAAGCATCTATTCAAGCCATTCAGCCTTTAGCTGACATGCTTGGTGCTGCATTAGAAAGTGAACAACGAGTTGCTGTTAGCGCCTTGATTAAGTTGACCTCAGAAAGCGATTCAAAAGCATCACTGATGGCTGATGTAGAAGGGAATCCCCTTGGGAGTCTACATAAGATTCTTGCTTTTTCATCTCCTTTGGAATTGAAAAGTGATGCTGCCGAGTTATGCTTTGTACTTTTTGGTGATCCAAAATTCAGAGCTTTGCCAATTGCTTCTGAATGCATAGAGCCCCTAGTAATGCTAATGCAATCTGATGCAGAACGAGCTGTGGAATCTGCAGTTTGTGCTTTTGAGAGGTTGTTGGACGATGAGCAGCTGGTGGAGCTTGCATCAGCGTATGATCTTGTTGATCTTCTAGTTCATCTGGTTTGTGGCTCAAACCAGCGACTCATTGATGCGAGTATTTGTGCACTTATTAAGTTGGGTAAGGACCGAACTCCTCGCAAGATGGATATGGTCAAAGCAGGCATAATAGAAAATTGTCTTGAGCTGCTCCCAACTGCATCGAGTTCCTTATGCTCCACCATTGCAGAACTCTTCCGCATATTGACAAATAGTAGTGCTATTTCAAAAAACCCATCTGCTGCAAAAATTGTAGAACCTCTCTTTATGGTTTTACTGCGGTCAGATTTTGGACTGTGGGGACAGCACAGTGCTTTGCAAGCTCTTGTAAACATTCTAGAGAAGCCACAAAGTCTTGCAGTTCTGAATCTTTCTCCTAGCCAGGTAATTGAGCCTCTCATTTCCTTTCTTGAATCCCCAGCTCAAGCTATCCAACAACTTGGAACCGAGTTATTATCTCATCTCCTTGCACAAGAGCATTTTAAGCAGGATATAACGACGAAAAATGCAGTAGTGCCTCTTGTGCAGCTCGCAGGCATTGGTATATTGAACTTGCAACAGACAGCAATTAGGGCTTTGGAAAATATCTCATTAAGCTGGCCAAAAGCAGTTGCTGATGCTGGTGGTATTTTTGAGcttgcaaaggttattgttcaagATGACCCTGTACCGCCTATTGCATTGTGGGAGTCAGCCGCTATGGTTCTCTGCAATGTCCTATGCTCTAACTCCGATTACTACTTCAAACTTCCGCTGGTGGTTCTCGTAAAGATGCTGCATTCAACAGTCGAGAGCACTGTTACTCTTGCGCTGAATGCTCTTATAGTTTATGAAAAGACTGATATTTCAAGTGCAGAACTGATGGCTGAAGCTGGTGTAGTAGACGCCCTCTTGGATCTGCTAAGATCTCACCAGTGTGAAGAAGCATCAGGAAAATTGCTTGAAGCTCTTTTCAACAATGTCCGGATACGAGAGCTGAAGGTATCCAAGTATGCAATTGCACCTCTGGCACAATATTTGTTGGATCCACAGACTAGATCGCAATCTGGTAGGCTTCTTGCAGCTCTTGCTCTTGGTGATCTCTCTCAGCATGAAGGACTAGCTAGAGCGAGTGATTCTGTCTCAGCCTGTCGAGCTCTGATAAGTTTACTTGAAGATCAACCAACAGAAGAAATGCAAATGGTGGCAATTTGTGCATTGCAAAACTTTGTAATGCGCAGTAGAACCAACAGGAGAGCTGTTGCAGAAGCCGGTGGAATCTTAATGGTTCAAGAACTGCTTTTAGCCCCAAATTCAGAAATTGCAGTACAGGCATCTCTGCTCATAAGGTTTTTATTCTCAAATCACACGCTTCAAGAATATGTATCAAACGAGCTTATCAGATCTTTGACAGGTAACATTGCTACTCCTAGTACTTTTCTTCACTACTTTTTTCTGTTTTATTAATTC
This region of Nicotiana tomentosiformis chromosome 4, ASM39032v3, whole genome shotgun sequence genomic DNA includes:
- the LOC104115984 gene encoding protein CELLULOSE SYNTHASE INTERACTIVE 3-like isoform X2, which translates into the protein MDDPEKTMSRVAELIEQLHGNKSSPHEKELTTARLLGISKARKEARGLICSHGQAMPLFIFILRNGTPLAKVNVAATLCVLCKDEDLRLKVLLGGCIPPLLSLLKSDSTEARKAAAEAIFQVSSSGLSDDPIGTKIFVTERVVPTLWEQLNPKQKQDKTVEGFVTGALRNLCGDKDGHWKATLEGGGVDIIVGLLSSDNASAQSNAASLLARVMLAFGDSIPKIIDSGAIKALLSLLHQKNDVTVRASAAEALEVLSLKSTKAKKAIVDSQGVPILIGAVLAPSKECMQGEGGETLQWHTIKALSNICGGMCALVLYLGELSQSPRLAAPVADIIGALAYALMVFELNAEEEPFDATKIENILIMLLKPRDNKLVQERLLEAMASLYGNAYLSNLVHQSESKKVLTGLITMASGDVQEYLILSLIQLCCDGVSVWDAIGKREGIQLLISLLGLSSEQHQEYAVEMLAILTDQVDDSKWAITAAGGIPPLVQLLEMGSQKAKEDAAHVMYNLCCHSEDIRACVESAGAIHSFLWLLKNGGPKGQEASARALTKLIATADSATINQLLVLLKGDSPSSKAHIIKVLGHVLTMASQSDLVHKGAAANEGLRSLVKVLNSSNEKTQEYAASVLADIFSTRHDICDSLATDEVVNPCMKLLTSNTPVVATHSARALGALSRPTKAKSTNKMPYIAEGDVRPLIKLAKTASIDSAETAIAALANLLSDPEIAAEALAEDVVSALTRVLGEGSFEGKKNASRALHQLLMHFPVGDVLIGTAQCRFAVLAIAESLKAVNADGTDAADALDAIALLARTKQGTHSSYNPWTALAEVPSSLEPLIHCLCEGSPLVQDKVIEILSRLCGDQPILLGDLLVSRSRAIGALADRIMNSSSLEVRVGGTALVICAAKEHKVQSMDALNASGYLKPLIYALVDMMKKNSNCSSLEIEVRTPRGFTERTPFGEENEFEVPDPATVLGGTVALWLLSIITSFHINSKSTVVEAGGLEALADKLARHTSTLQAEFEDAEGMWISALLLSILFQDADVVSSPTTMRFIPLLAYLLKSDEMIDRFFAAQAIASLVCQRDKGINLIIANSGAIAGLVSLIGHIEIDMPNLVALSEEFLLERNPDQVALEYLFEIEDVRIGSTARKTIPLLVDLLKPLPDRPGAPPLAVRLLTQFADGNNANKLIMAETGALEALTKYLSLSPQDLTEATVSELLRILFSNSDLLRYDAAVSCTIQLIAVLHLGSRSARLSAARALNELFDAENIRDSEASIQAIQPLADMLGAALESEQRVAVSALIKLTSESDSKASLMADVEGNPLGSLHKILAFSSPLELKSDAAELCFVLFGDPKFRALPIASECIEPLVMLMQSDAERAVESAVCAFERLLDDEQLVELASAYDLVDLLVHLVCGSNQRLIDASICALIKLGKDRTPRKMDMVKAGIIENCLELLPTASSSLCSTIAELFRILTNSSAISKNPSAAKIVEPLFMVLLRSDFGLWGQHSALQALVNILEKPQSLAVLNLSPSQVIEPLISFLESPAQAIQQLGTELLSHLLAQEHFKQDITTKNAVVPLVQLAGIGILNLQQTAIRALENISLSWPKAVADAGGIFELAKVIVQDDPVPPIALWESAAMVLCNVLCSNSDYYFKLPLVVLVKMLHSTVESTVTLALNALIVYEKTDISSAELMAEAGVVDALLDLLRSHQCEEASGKLLEALFNNVRIRELKVSKYAIAPLAQYLLDPQTRSQSGRLLAALALGDLSQHEGLARASDSVSACRALISLLEDQPTEEMQMVAICALQNFVMRSRTNRRAVAEAGGILMVQELLLAPNSEIAVQASLLIRFLFSNHTLQEYVSNELIRSLTAALEKELWATATANEEILRTIHVIFSNFPKLHVSDAATLCIPHLVAALNSGEAAQDSVLTTLCLLKQSWSTMPMDVSTSQAMVAAEAIPILQMLMKTCPPSFHDRADSLLHSLPGCLTVTIKRANNLKQVMGGTNAFCQLTIGNGPSRQTKVVSNSTTPEWKEGFTWAFDVPPKGQKLHILCKSKNTFGKSTIGRVTIQIDKVVSEGTYSGLFSLSHDSNKDGSSRTLEIEITWSSRTSSESE
- the LOC104115984 gene encoding protein CELLULOSE SYNTHASE INTERACTIVE 3-like isoform X1 gives rise to the protein MSKSSSPELRDRKVSSSSQKTSEANETAEMDDPEKTMSRVAELIEQLHGNKSSPHEKELTTARLLGISKARKEARGLICSHGQAMPLFIFILRNGTPLAKVNVAATLCVLCKDEDLRLKVLLGGCIPPLLSLLKSDSTEARKAAAEAIFQVSSSGLSDDPIGTKIFVTERVVPTLWEQLNPKQKQDKTVEGFVTGALRNLCGDKDGHWKATLEGGGVDIIVGLLSSDNASAQSNAASLLARVMLAFGDSIPKIIDSGAIKALLSLLHQKNDVTVRASAAEALEVLSLKSTKAKKAIVDSQGVPILIGAVLAPSKECMQGEGGETLQWHTIKALSNICGGMCALVLYLGELSQSPRLAAPVADIIGALAYALMVFELNAEEEPFDATKIENILIMLLKPRDNKLVQERLLEAMASLYGNAYLSNLVHQSESKKVLTGLITMASGDVQEYLILSLIQLCCDGVSVWDAIGKREGIQLLISLLGLSSEQHQEYAVEMLAILTDQVDDSKWAITAAGGIPPLVQLLEMGSQKAKEDAAHVMYNLCCHSEDIRACVESAGAIHSFLWLLKNGGPKGQEASARALTKLIATADSATINQLLVLLKGDSPSSKAHIIKVLGHVLTMASQSDLVHKGAAANEGLRSLVKVLNSSNEKTQEYAASVLADIFSTRHDICDSLATDEVVNPCMKLLTSNTPVVATHSARALGALSRPTKAKSTNKMPYIAEGDVRPLIKLAKTASIDSAETAIAALANLLSDPEIAAEALAEDVVSALTRVLGEGSFEGKKNASRALHQLLMHFPVGDVLIGTAQCRFAVLAIAESLKAVNADGTDAADALDAIALLARTKQGTHSSYNPWTALAEVPSSLEPLIHCLCEGSPLVQDKVIEILSRLCGDQPILLGDLLVSRSRAIGALADRIMNSSSLEVRVGGTALVICAAKEHKVQSMDALNASGYLKPLIYALVDMMKKNSNCSSLEIEVRTPRGFTERTPFGEENEFEVPDPATVLGGTVALWLLSIITSFHINSKSTVVEAGGLEALADKLARHTSTLQAEFEDAEGMWISALLLSILFQDADVVSSPTTMRFIPLLAYLLKSDEMIDRFFAAQAIASLVCQRDKGINLIIANSGAIAGLVSLIGHIEIDMPNLVALSEEFLLERNPDQVALEYLFEIEDVRIGSTARKTIPLLVDLLKPLPDRPGAPPLAVRLLTQFADGNNANKLIMAETGALEALTKYLSLSPQDLTEATVSELLRILFSNSDLLRYDAAVSCTIQLIAVLHLGSRSARLSAARALNELFDAENIRDSEASIQAIQPLADMLGAALESEQRVAVSALIKLTSESDSKASLMADVEGNPLGSLHKILAFSSPLELKSDAAELCFVLFGDPKFRALPIASECIEPLVMLMQSDAERAVESAVCAFERLLDDEQLVELASAYDLVDLLVHLVCGSNQRLIDASICALIKLGKDRTPRKMDMVKAGIIENCLELLPTASSSLCSTIAELFRILTNSSAISKNPSAAKIVEPLFMVLLRSDFGLWGQHSALQALVNILEKPQSLAVLNLSPSQVIEPLISFLESPAQAIQQLGTELLSHLLAQEHFKQDITTKNAVVPLVQLAGIGILNLQQTAIRALENISLSWPKAVADAGGIFELAKVIVQDDPVPPIALWESAAMVLCNVLCSNSDYYFKLPLVVLVKMLHSTVESTVTLALNALIVYEKTDISSAELMAEAGVVDALLDLLRSHQCEEASGKLLEALFNNVRIRELKVSKYAIAPLAQYLLDPQTRSQSGRLLAALALGDLSQHEGLARASDSVSACRALISLLEDQPTEEMQMVAICALQNFVMRSRTNRRAVAEAGGILMVQELLLAPNSEIAVQASLLIRFLFSNHTLQEYVSNELIRSLTAALEKELWATATANEEILRTIHVIFSNFPKLHVSDAATLCIPHLVAALNSGEAAQDSVLTTLCLLKQSWSTMPMDVSTSQAMVAAEAIPILQMLMKTCPPSFHDRADSLLHSLPGCLTVTIKRANNLKQVMGGTNAFCQLTIGNGPSRQTKVVSNSTTPEWKEGFTWAFDVPPKGQKLHILCKSKNTFGKSTIGRVTIQIDKVVSEGTYSGLFSLSHDSNKDGSSRTLEIEITWSSRTSSESE